The Tripterygium wilfordii isolate XIE 37 chromosome 17, ASM1340144v1, whole genome shotgun sequence genome has a window encoding:
- the LOC119981918 gene encoding lectin DB58-like, with protein MFLFLFLFAFLNQASSFTQALFPVPQITTGFSFPSFTPASCSDGHAHGQLAVEFDTYKNTNDLDANHITIVTKSVIHPIEARSLNYTGIDLKSGRDIKVLIVLDGRTKSIRVHIGYASDPVGETFLEVPIGIPNTLPSFIYVGFTASTGLLTERHQILNWNLALFPINK; from the exons atgtttctgtttctgtttctctttgcttttcttaacCAAGCTTCTTCATTCACCCAAGCTCTCTTTCCAGTCCCTCAAATCACCACTGGTTTCAGCTTTCCTTCATTCACTCCAGCAAGTTGTAGTGATG GTCATGCTCATGGTCAATTAGCTGTGGAGTTTGACACTTACAAGAATACAAATGATTTGGATGCAAATCACATTACGATTGTCACTAAAAGTGTAATACATCCGATTGAAGCTAGGAGTCTCAATTATACCGGAATTGACCTGAAAAGTGGAAGAGATATCAAGGTTCTAATAGTATTGGATGGGAGGACAAAGTCCATTAGAGTTCACATTGGATATGCATCTGATCCAGTAGGTGAGACTTTTCTTGAGGTGCCTATTGGCATCCCAAATACCCTGCCAAGCTTCATCTATGTGGGATTCACAGCATCAACAGGGCTTCTCACTGAGCGCCATCAGATTCTCAACTGGAATTTAGCATTATTTCCAATCAATAAATGA
- the LOC119981919 gene encoding probable aquaporin PIP-type 7a: MEGKYSERQPIGTTAQIQDEGKDYRESPPAPLFERGELTSWSLYRVGIAEFVTTFLFLYITVLTVMGVVKSNTKCSLVRIQGIAWAFRGMIFALVYCTAGISG; encoded by the coding sequence ATGGAGGGCAAGTACTCAGAAAGGCAGCCGATAGGGACTACGGCTCAGATCCAAGATGAAGGCAAGGACTATAGGGAGTCGCCGCCGGCTCCTCTGTTCGAGCGGGGCGAACTGACCTCGTGGTCGTTGTACCGGGTTGGGATTGCAGAGTTCGTTACCACTTTCCTGTTTTTGTACATCACTGTGTTGACGGTGATGGGAGTGGTTAAGTCGAACACCAAGTGCTCGTTGGTTAGGATTCAAGGGATCGCTTGGGCTTTTAGGGGCATGATCTTCGCTCTCGTATACTGCACTGCTGGAATTTCAGGATAG